A stretch of Brassica rapa cultivar Chiifu-401-42 chromosome A08, CAAS_Brap_v3.01, whole genome shotgun sequence DNA encodes these proteins:
- the LOC103832560 gene encoding probable galactinol--sucrose galactosyltransferase 1: protein MTVGAGISVSNSDLVVFGHRVLRGVPENVVVTPASGNSLIDGAFIGVSSDQTGSHRVFPLGKLEELRFMCVFRFKLWWMTQRMGTHGKEIPFETQFLIVEANGGSDLEGDHPASYVVFLPILEGDFRAVLQGNQSNELEICLESGDPTVDQFKGDHLVFVAAGSDPFDVITKAVKAVEQHLQTFSHRERKKMPDMLNWFGWCTWDAFYTNVTASDVKQGLQSLEAGGIPPKFVIIDDGWQSVSMDDTGVEFNADNAANFANRLTHIKENYKFQKDGREGHRVEDPALSLRHVITDIKSNNSLKYVYVWHALTGYWGGVKPGVSGMEHYESKVSYPVSSPGVMSNQNCESLESITKNGLGLVNPEKVFTFYNDLHSYLASVGIDGVKVDVQNILETLGAGHGGRVKLAKKYHHALEASISRNFPDNGIISCMSHNTDGLYSAKKTAVIRASDDFWPRDPASHTIHIASVAYNTLFLGEFMQPDWDMFHSLHPMAEYHAAARAVGGCAIYVSDKPGQHDFNLLRKLVLPDGSILRAKLPGRPTSDCFFSDPVRDNKSLMKIWNLNDFTGVIGVFNCQGAGWCKKEKRYMIHDQQPGTISGYVRTNDVHYLHKVAAFEWTGDSVVYSHLRGELVYLPKGTSLPITLKSREYEVFTVVPVKEYSNGTKFAPVGLIEMFNSGGAIVSLRCDDDGTNCVVKMKLRGSGLVGVYSSVGRPRSVTVDSEEVEYRCDGESGMVTFTLGVPEKELYLWDVVIQL, encoded by the exons ATGACGGTTGGTGCCGGAATCAGCGTCAGCAACTCCGACTTGGTGGTGTTCGGACACCGTGTTCTTCGCGGCGTGCCGGAGAATGTTGTGGTCACTCCTGCTTCAGGGAACTCGTTGATCGACGGAGCTTTCATCGGCGTCTCGTCGGACCAAACCGGAAGCCACCGTGTCTTCCCCTTAGGGAAACTCGA AGAGTTGAGGTTTATGTGTGTGTTCCGATTCAAACTATGGTGGATGACGCAGAGAATGGGGACTCACGGGAAGGAGATTCCTTTCGAGACTCAGTTTCTAATCGTAGAAGCTAACGGCGGTTCTGATTTGGAAGGAGATCACCCTGCCTCCTACGTTGTGTTCTTGCCCATCCTCGAAGGAGATTTTCGAGCTGTTCTTCAAGGCAACCAATCGAATGAGCTTGAGATTTGTCTTGAAAGCG GTGATCCTACCGTTGACCAATTCAAGGGGGATCATTTGGTTTTTGTGGCTGCTGGCTCTGACCCTTTTGATGTCATCACCAAAGCTGTCAA GGCTGTTGAACAGCATCTTCAGACATTTTCACACCGCGAGAGAAAGAAA ATGCCAGATATGTTGAACTGGTTCGGTTGGTGCACATGGGATGCCTTCTACACCAATGTCACGGCCAGTGACGTCAAGCAAGGTCTTCAAAG CCTTGAAGCCGGTGGGATTCCCCCAAAATTTGTCATTATTGATGATGGATGGCAATCTGTTAGCATGGATGATACCGGTGTTGAATTTAACGCTGATAATGCTGCTAA TTTCGCCAACAGATTAACACACATCAAGGAGAATTACAAGTTTCAGAAGGATGGGAGAGAGGGCCACCGAGTGGAGGACCCTGCCTTGAGTCTTAGACATGTTATCACAGACATTAAGAGTAACAACTCGCTCAAGTATGTTTACGTTTGGCATGCGCTAACAGGGTACTGGGGAGGAGTCAAACCTGGCGTTTCGGGTATGGAGCATTACGAATCAAAGGTCTCGTATCCAGTTTCTTCACCAGGAGTTATGTCCAACCAGAACTGTGAATCTCTAGAAAGCATTACTAAGAATGGACTCGGTTTGGTGAACCCTGAGAAAGTCTTTACCTTCTACAACGACCTTCACTCCTACCTTGCATCCGTTGGGATCGATGGTGTCAAAGTCGACGTCCAAAACATTCTGGAAACTCTTGGAGCTGGACATGGCGGTCGTGTCAAACTAGCAAAGAAGTATCACCATGCTTTGGAAGCCTCCATCTCAAGAAACTTCCCTGACAATGGTATTATATCTTGCATGAGCCATAACACAGATGGTCTCTACAG CGCAAAAAAGACGGCTGTTATAAGGGCATCAGACGATTTCTGGCCTAGGGATCCTGCCTCGCACACCATCCACATTGCTTCTGTTGCATATAACACACTTTTCCTTGGCGAGTTTATGCAGCCGGATTGGGACATGTTCCAT AGTTTGCATCCAATGGCTGAATATCATGCAGCAGCTCGAGCGGTTGGTGGATGTGCCATTTACGTCAG CGACAAACCAGGACAACATGACTTCAACCTCTTAAGGAAGCTAGTCCTTCCAGACGGTTCCATCCTCAGGGCAAAGCTTCCAGGAAGACCAACCAGTGATTGCTTCTTCAGTGATCCAGTCAGAGACAATAAAAG TCTTATGAAAATATGGAATCTAAACGACTTCACGGGAGTTATTGGAGTGTTCAACTGCCAAGGAGCCGGGTGGTgtaagaaggagaagagataCATGATCCATGACCAACAACCTGGGACCATTTCTGGTTATGTCAGAACTAATGATGTTCATTACCTCCACAAAGTAGCAGCCTTTGAATGGACAGGTGACTCCGTCGTCTATTCCCATCTCAGAG GTGAATTAGTGTATCTCCCCAAAGGTACATCTTTACCAATCACGTTGAAGTCACGTGAGTATGAAGTTTTCACGGTGGTTCCGGTGAAAGAATATTCTAATGGAACCAAGTTCGCTCCGGTGGGGCTAATAGAGATGTTTAATTCTGGAGGAGCTATTGTGAGCTTAAGATGCGATGATGATGGGACTAATTGTGTGGTAAAGATGAAACTAAGAGGAAGTGGTTTGGTTGGGGTATACTCGTCTGTTGGACGACCACGGAGTGTTACGGTGGACTCTGAGGAAGTGGAGTACCGGTGTGATGGGGAATCCGGAATGGTAACATTTACATTAGGAGTACCGGAGAAGGAATTGTATCTTTGGGACGTGGTCATCCAGCTTTGA
- the LOC103832561 gene encoding vacuolar cation/proton exchanger 5-like isoform X1, translated as MFAIKDKLMEFDDEAEHRRLFRVETNSPQIKAVFSLERGGSLSAKATKNTVIQSFKIVILSNKLNLLLPFGPLAILVHYLTDNKGWFFLLSLLGITPLAERLGYATEQLACYTGPTVGGLLNATFGNVTELIISIIALKNGMIRVVQLTLLGSILSNMLLVLGCSFFCGGIVFSRKQQVFDKGNAVLNSGMLLIAVMSLLFPTLLHYTHSEVHAASSELVLSRSTSCIMLVAYAAYLFFQLKSQPSFLTESEETWDDDEVPEISKWEAIIWLLIFTAWVSLLSGYLVDAIEGASVSWNVPISFISVILLPIVGNAAEHAGAIMFAMKDKLDLSLGVAIGSSIQISMFAVPFCVVISWMMGEQMDLNFQLFETATLFISVIVVAFFLQEGTSNYFKGLMLILSYLIVAASFFVHQDPDQDDT; from the exons ATGTTCGCCATTAAAGATAAGCTG ATGGAGTTCGATGATGAAGCTGAGCACAGAAGACTTTTCAGAGTTGAGACAAATTCCCCACAAATAAAGGCAGTTTTCTCGCTGGAGCGAGGAGGATCTCTTTCAGCCAAAGCAACAAAGAACaccgtgatccagagcttcaaGATCGTGATTTTGTCCAATAAACTCAATCTTTTGTTGCCTTTTGGTCCTCTAGCAATACTAGTCCACTACTTGACAGATAACAAG GGATGGTTTTTCTTACTGAGCTTATTAGGAATCACACCATTAGCTGAACGTCTTGGATATGCTACAGA GCAATTGGCTTGTTACACAGGTCCAACTG TTGGAGGCCTCTTAAACGCTACATTTGGAAACGTGACAGAGCTGATTATATCCATTATAGCTCTTAAAAATGGAATGATACGCGTTGTACAACTGACGCTGCTCGGCTCCATTCTGTCTAACATGTTGCTCGTACTTGGCTGCTCTTTTTTCTGCGGTGGCATTGTATTTTCTCGCAAACAGCAAGTCTTTGACAAA GGGAATGCGGTTTTGAATTCGGGAATGCTTTTGATTGCAGTGATGAGTCTACTCTTCCCCACACTTCTTCATTACACGCATAGTGAGGTTCATGCTGCTTCATCAGAGCTGGTTCTTTCAAGATCAACCAGTTGCATAATGCTCGTTGCCTATGCTGCTTATCTCTTTTTCCAGTTGAAAAGCCAGCCAAGTTTTCTTACCGAG AGCGAAGAAACTTGGGATGATGATGAAGTTCCTGAGATATCCAAGTGGGAAGCTATCATCTGGCTTCTAATCTTTACGGCTTGGGTCTCTCTTCTTTCCGGTTATCTTGTCGATGCCATAGaa GGTGCTTCAGTCTCATGGAACGTACCAATATCGTTTATAAGTGTCATCTTGCTTCCTATAGTTGGTAATGCGGCCGAGCATGCAGGTGCTATTATGTTTGCCATGAAAGACAAGCTG GATCTGTCCTTGGGAGTAGCTATTGGATCTTCAATTCAGATTTCTATGTTTGCG GTTCCTTTCTGTGTGGTCATTAGTTGGATGATGGGTGAACAAATGGATCTGAATTTCCAGTTATTTGAGACAGCTACACTGTTCATATCCGTTATAGTTGTAGCTTTCTTTCTCCAA GAAGGGACATCTAATTACTTCAAAGGATTGATGCTGATTCTCAGTTATCTGATAGTCGCGGCTAGTTTCTTTGTACACCAAGATCCTGATCAAG ATGATACATAG
- the LOC103832561 gene encoding vacuolar cation/proton exchanger 5-like isoform X2, with translation MEFDDEAEHRRLFRVETNSPQIKAVFSLERGGSLSAKATKNTVIQSFKIVILSNKLNLLLPFGPLAILVHYLTDNKGWFFLLSLLGITPLAERLGYATEQLACYTGPTVGGLLNATFGNVTELIISIIALKNGMIRVVQLTLLGSILSNMLLVLGCSFFCGGIVFSRKQQVFDKGNAVLNSGMLLIAVMSLLFPTLLHYTHSEVHAASSELVLSRSTSCIMLVAYAAYLFFQLKSQPSFLTESEETWDDDEVPEISKWEAIIWLLIFTAWVSLLSGYLVDAIEGASVSWNVPISFISVILLPIVGNAAEHAGAIMFAMKDKLDLSLGVAIGSSIQISMFAVPFCVVISWMMGEQMDLNFQLFETATLFISVIVVAFFLQEGTSNYFKGLMLILSYLIVAASFFVHQDPDQDDT, from the exons ATGGAGTTCGATGATGAAGCTGAGCACAGAAGACTTTTCAGAGTTGAGACAAATTCCCCACAAATAAAGGCAGTTTTCTCGCTGGAGCGAGGAGGATCTCTTTCAGCCAAAGCAACAAAGAACaccgtgatccagagcttcaaGATCGTGATTTTGTCCAATAAACTCAATCTTTTGTTGCCTTTTGGTCCTCTAGCAATACTAGTCCACTACTTGACAGATAACAAG GGATGGTTTTTCTTACTGAGCTTATTAGGAATCACACCATTAGCTGAACGTCTTGGATATGCTACAGA GCAATTGGCTTGTTACACAGGTCCAACTG TTGGAGGCCTCTTAAACGCTACATTTGGAAACGTGACAGAGCTGATTATATCCATTATAGCTCTTAAAAATGGAATGATACGCGTTGTACAACTGACGCTGCTCGGCTCCATTCTGTCTAACATGTTGCTCGTACTTGGCTGCTCTTTTTTCTGCGGTGGCATTGTATTTTCTCGCAAACAGCAAGTCTTTGACAAA GGGAATGCGGTTTTGAATTCGGGAATGCTTTTGATTGCAGTGATGAGTCTACTCTTCCCCACACTTCTTCATTACACGCATAGTGAGGTTCATGCTGCTTCATCAGAGCTGGTTCTTTCAAGATCAACCAGTTGCATAATGCTCGTTGCCTATGCTGCTTATCTCTTTTTCCAGTTGAAAAGCCAGCCAAGTTTTCTTACCGAG AGCGAAGAAACTTGGGATGATGATGAAGTTCCTGAGATATCCAAGTGGGAAGCTATCATCTGGCTTCTAATCTTTACGGCTTGGGTCTCTCTTCTTTCCGGTTATCTTGTCGATGCCATAGaa GGTGCTTCAGTCTCATGGAACGTACCAATATCGTTTATAAGTGTCATCTTGCTTCCTATAGTTGGTAATGCGGCCGAGCATGCAGGTGCTATTATGTTTGCCATGAAAGACAAGCTG GATCTGTCCTTGGGAGTAGCTATTGGATCTTCAATTCAGATTTCTATGTTTGCG GTTCCTTTCTGTGTGGTCATTAGTTGGATGATGGGTGAACAAATGGATCTGAATTTCCAGTTATTTGAGACAGCTACACTGTTCATATCCGTTATAGTTGTAGCTTTCTTTCTCCAA GAAGGGACATCTAATTACTTCAAAGGATTGATGCTGATTCTCAGTTATCTGATAGTCGCGGCTAGTTTCTTTGTACACCAAGATCCTGATCAAG ATGATACATAG